Genomic DNA from Bacteroidota bacterium:
TCTTCGCCTCGGGCAATTCTTGCGCCATTTAGCCAAACTAATGCACGGTGGCTTGCATCAATCTCTACCGGTAATGTAATAACGGTAAATAATGTAATAGCACTTTGTAATACAATAATTAGTAACAACGCTTGGTTGTAAAAGCTAGAAGCAAACGCAAAAATAGCTGCGGCAATCATTACAAAGTTCATCAGCTTTGAACTTACATTTACTACCGGAACTAATTTAGAACGCATTTGAAGCCAAGCGTAAGCCGTTGCATGCTGAACGGCATGGCCGCATTCGTGAGCGGACACAGCAGCAGCAGCAATGTTTCTACCATGATACACATCATGACTTAAATTAACAGTTTTGTTTGCCGGGTT
This window encodes:
- a CDS encoding zinc metallopeptidase, which produces MLLVITIVFAVIGMFVSSRLKRKFEEFSQEPISSGLSGKEIAEKMLRDNNIHDVQVVSVEGQLTDHYNPANKTVNLSHDVYHGRNIAAAAVSAHECGHAVQHATAYAWLQMRSKLVPVVNVSSKLMNFVMIAAAIFAFASSFYNQALLLIIVLQSAITLFTVITLPVEIDASHRALVWLNGARIARGEENERAKSALTWAAMTYIVAALASIATLLYYVMRYTSRRD